TtaagctgggcatacactgcgattttttcagtcgcgttattcagctcctgctcaaactgtgcgACTGAATCGCAGGAGTTAGAAGTTCGTAGCTCATAATGCATGTTCTCACACTATATGCCCGACGTGCTGATGTAACCTGATTGCTCACAGTGTGCGTCCATACACAACACGTGGTGTTCTTGTTTCCGGAAATGTAAGAGGAACCCGGAAGTGGGGAGACTGCAATCTGTGTCCAGATCCCACATTGCACTGCCATGCTGCTCTGTCTTTTTCACTTCTATTTCTGTGTTTGCGCATGCGCAGCGTGAGAGGTTGCGTTAAATCAGCTTGTGACACTGCTTCATCAGTGAGATACCCTCACGAGGGGTGaccaggatttcaaacaggtttgattttcttgtgACCATACGACCGTTGATCGGGAGATGGTCATGAGGTCTTAATCGCCTCTCATTACCCcatgtatactacacgatgcacgacacaCAGGTGAAAAAtagtctcaaaatgggccaaaaaaaaaaaaaaaaaaaagtcacacagTGTATGCCTGTCTTTACAgaagctgcagcaggtggaagaCTGGTTTATGTGCTGAGCAATTACCACTGGGGCGAGCTGCAGTTCAAGACTGGAAGGTTCTATTCCTTTACAGAATAAGAGACTTACTGGAGATCGGCTGGTGATATTTCCCACTTTTCTGTCAGAAGGTACttagtgaataaaaaaaaattcagtagTAATATTGACTAAATAATATTTAGTAATAAGTTTAAGAATTAATTAGGTAGCCCAAGGCCTTCCTATCTTGTACTTTTCCTTGGCGGCTGGTTCCTTTGCTAGTTTTCTATTTTCTTGGTCCTCAACATCAAATAAAACCTGTGCAGTCAATACTAAGCATATTTGATGTTAAACCACAATAATATCTTGATTTCATATGAAGTAGTATTGACATAGCATTGGCAATACTTTAGAGAAATTCCCCAAACTGTCTCAGTCTAAAGGATGATCTGAAGTTACTTCATATGATACTTCTCCAGTACATTACAGAGCAGGCTGAACATTTCAGATAGCAGTAATGTACAATGAGTTCAGatcgatttttttcttttcaattcaCTTTGACTCAGCAGAGGGAGCAAATCTGGACAAGGAATGCTGTTAGCTAAACAATACAAACAGTACTAGCAGACGAACTGAAGGCAGAATAACCGTCAGCAAAACAGAATGCTGGAGGGTGATTAAAACGAGACGTGTACCTGTAGAACAGTATGGCTGAGGGTCATGTAGTACACATAACTTGGTCCATTCTGGCTTGCAGCTCAAAAGCATCTGGTCGGTCCTGAGGGTTGACAGCGAGCATGTCCTGAAGCAGCTTTTTCACTCCATCTGACATACATGACCTGCGTTTCTGTGGGATGCTCAGTACCATCTTTGGATTCTCGAGAAGTGCCTCACCAACAGGCATAATGTCACCTCCCTGTCGCACATAGGTACCCAATAGCTCCCTCTTAGACTCAGAATCAATAAAAGTAATTCTCTCCAGCATGGCCCAGATGATGATGCCCAGGGCAAATATGTCAGCCTTGGCTGTGTAGTGGCCCTCCCACACCTCAGGAGCCATATAGAAGTCTGAGCCACAAGCAGATGACAACCAAAACTTGTTGAGGTTGACGTTTTTGTTCTTGTCTTCACAGTCTTTTCCCTCACTGGTGTTTCCTAAACCAGCGCAAACTTTACTCAAGCCAAAGTCTGCCACCTTCAGAACTGGAGTCCCTGATTTCTCTGAAATTAGGATGTTGTCAGGTTTGAGATCTCGATGAACAATATTGTTTTCGTGCAGGAAAGCAACAGCACTTGTTAGTTGGAGCatgaagctgctgtttgttCGTGGGTTGGGTCGCCGAGATAAGATGAACTGGTTGAGGTCTCCTCCTTCGCAGAACTCCATGACGAACCACAGGTAACAAGGTTCCTCTGGGGGGCCAAGCACTCTCTCACCTGTAACAGCGAGACACTTATCAGAtagacagcaaaaacaaaaatgataaaaaaaaagagagaaaaaaaatgtagaatGACACAGTTTATCAAAGTGATGTGTATGTGGTATGATGAAGTGCCTTAGACCTGCATTCattttaatggccagcaggCATCTCGATGTGCAAAAAGACTTCCAGTTCTACAGATGGGAAACCGTTAGTCATCGAGTAATTTAATGAGTCATCAATTACTCAAGTAATCGGATAAGAAATACTCCAGTCACTCGATGAATCATTGCAGCCCCATTCAAATTATATATGACCATTTAACATGATTTTCTTTATCTCCCTCTCATTTTGCCCCCTCCACAGCTTTCCTCCACTTCACCTCAAAACTCATCTCCTAAATTGAAATCAgggctctaacacacacacactatgtgCATAAAAATCCTTATTTACTCCCGACATTGTGCTAAAACTCAGTTTCCCTCTGacaaacagtttgattacatttttgacTGCAGTTGGCTGAAAATGTAATCTACTGATATCTAGCAGTGATACACACTGTACACAATCTACAAAAGGTCTATATACAGGGCTGCACTGGTAATCTAGCATACTGGGGATTTTTCTGGTCGGCTgaagaatatatttttattttcctttgtcGATATAATTATACAGGCTacagcactgacagcagcatgtgcattcattttcattactgacaCTGAATTACAGAAATAGACGCagcaaaatgtgtcaaatttACTGACATGTTGGGGCTGCTGCACTGGCTGGCTATAATTTCTCTGTATCTGTTATTGTATAATCTGCTGTacattataaagcaccttgaggcgactgttgttgtgatttggcgttatataaataaaattgaattgaatgatcCCTTTGCAAGTTATGGTCCTCGTAAGTGTCCAGATGTATGATAAACAGGGTATGCTGTACTAGGGCTGGCCCACATCATACCGTTCACATTAATACCGGTaaaatgttaggcaacgataagaaagaggaatatcgcgatagaatatgggtaaaatgcgcctgcgcagtgcctttgttttcatgcacACATGGTGGAAAAAGCATAGCGGCGACAGAGAATgtgaagggcgaaagcggatcgttgaatgaaacagatgaaccagaattggtttgtaaaaatgctgcaacttcggtggtgtggaactggtttatcTTTCgcccgtcagatacacaacaaaccacaatttttggtagagcatgctagcgggccgtcgttattaccacACAGCAcgtttaaaatcaatcctttgatttttctgaaaattgacagtgtaatcccgtgtgccttatgtatgaattctggttgtgcttactcaccttgaaacgattttatgtacacggcgctcgaaaatctgtcaaatgttttagtatgactttgctaagctactaagccgcactgcttgatggactatcgtaggcaggagcctcgcgcagtgatacgtactgtgcttcaacataatattaccgtattgtgtgtgtataacctctttttaagttttgtggatattatacatggttatgctgaggatatgtcggccagtttccactggaaatgccttttggttaaactgtcagcgaggaatttgcactgttaaattttatttatttatagaactttaatgcacataaaaaacagctgcttgtttaagtgaaaaaacattaatggggtttcttttttttttgcactaata
This DNA window, taken from Astatotilapia calliptera chromosome 5, fAstCal1.2, whole genome shotgun sequence, encodes the following:
- the LOC113023056 gene encoding serine/threonine-protein kinase 35-like — protein: MSDCRADTVGGDNWRRRTRSARACCRQTTEAGVDESSVLRCLNVGNTEEDHDMEEDTSLFKQDGLEQKVMAPRYSLLREVGRGTYGVVYEALARRSGAKVAVKKLRCDAPENVELALQEFWALASLEKRHQNVVHLEECVLQRNGMAQKMSHGNKLSKQYLRLVETSLKGERVLGPPEEPCYLWFVMEFCEGGDLNQFILSRRPNPRTNSSFMLQLTSAVAFLHENNIVHRDLKPDNILISEKSGTPVLKVADFGLSKVCAGLGNTSEGKDCEDKNKNVNLNKFWLSSACGSDFYMAPEVWEGHYTAKADIFALGIIIWAMLERITFIDSESKRELLGTYVRQGGDIMPVGEALLENPKMVLSIPQKRRSCMSDGVKKLLQDMLAVNPQDRPDAFELQARMDQVMCTT